The following are encoded in a window of Haloprofundus salilacus genomic DNA:
- the hutH gene encoding histidine ammonia-lyase has protein sequence MTDDPVVVDGESLTPEAVERVAREGATVRIPDDARERVRESRERIVDIVESGQAVYGVNTGFGELVQERIPADDIEALQQNLVRSHAAGTGRELDEEEVRAMLVTRLNALVKGYSGIRERIVDLLAGMLNEGIHPVVKAKGSLGASGDLAPLAHLALVVIGEGEATVDGERLPGDEALTRKNLEPVTLRAKEGLALINGTQLTVGLASLVVCDAERAMRAADIAGAMTTEATMATTASSHASIQRVRPHRGQAESAENIRRLTQNSEIVESHRNCDRVQDAYSLRCLPQVHGAVRDSIRHLREAVETELNSATDNPLVFAAEEADDRASGTEGAAVLSGGNFHGEPLALRLDYATSGLSELTSISERRIDRMLNPNVQEEYLPPFLTERSGLRSGYMIAQYTAADLVSTNRSQGRPSVDNIPVSGNQEDHVSMSAQSAYVARETVESTLSVVGIELACAAQALDFVAGQAPGVGTEAAYQTIRDRLAHLDDDRPIHRDMEVMTEILCSDTLLENVEAALGAKLA, from the coding sequence GTGACTGACGACCCGGTCGTCGTCGACGGCGAATCGCTCACGCCGGAAGCCGTCGAACGCGTCGCACGGGAGGGGGCGACCGTCCGTATCCCCGACGACGCACGTGAGCGCGTCCGCGAGTCACGCGAACGCATCGTCGACATCGTCGAATCGGGCCAGGCCGTCTACGGTGTGAACACCGGCTTCGGCGAACTCGTCCAGGAGCGCATTCCCGCAGACGACATCGAAGCGCTCCAGCAGAACCTCGTCCGGAGTCACGCTGCCGGAACGGGCCGAGAACTCGACGAAGAAGAGGTTCGTGCGATGCTCGTCACCCGTCTCAACGCGCTCGTAAAAGGATACAGCGGCATTCGAGAGCGAATCGTGGACCTCCTCGCGGGGATGTTGAACGAAGGAATTCATCCCGTCGTGAAGGCCAAAGGGAGCTTGGGCGCGAGCGGCGATCTCGCACCACTCGCTCACCTCGCTCTCGTCGTTATCGGAGAGGGCGAAGCCACAGTCGATGGGGAGCGACTCCCCGGTGACGAGGCGCTGACCCGGAAGAATCTCGAACCGGTGACACTCCGTGCGAAGGAGGGATTGGCGCTCATCAATGGAACGCAACTGACCGTCGGACTGGCCTCGCTCGTCGTCTGTGACGCCGAACGAGCGATGCGTGCGGCGGATATCGCCGGTGCGATGACCACAGAGGCGACGATGGCTACGACGGCGAGTTCGCACGCCAGCATCCAGCGCGTTCGACCACACCGAGGGCAGGCCGAAAGTGCAGAAAATATACGTCGACTCACCCAGAACTCCGAAATCGTCGAATCGCATCGGAACTGTGACCGGGTACAGGACGCGTACTCGCTTCGCTGTCTCCCGCAGGTTCACGGGGCGGTCCGGGACTCCATCCGACACCTCCGCGAGGCCGTCGAGACGGAACTCAATAGCGCGACGGATAATCCACTCGTGTTCGCCGCCGAAGAAGCAGACGACCGCGCCAGCGGAACAGAGGGGGCTGCCGTCCTCTCCGGCGGGAACTTCCATGGGGAGCCGTTGGCGTTGCGGTTGGATTACGCCACGAGCGGTCTATCGGAACTGACCTCGATTTCGGAACGGCGGATAGATAGAATGCTCAATCCCAACGTCCAGGAAGAGTACCTCCCCCCGTTCTTGACCGAACGGAGCGGCCTTCGTTCGGGGTACATGATTGCGCAGTACACGGCCGCCGATCTCGTGAGCACGAACCGTTCGCAGGGACGGCCGTCAGTGGATAATATACCTGTCAGCGGGAACCAAGAGGACCACGTCAGCATGAGCGCGCAGAGTGCGTACGTTGCGCGCGAGACCGTCGAATCCACGCTGTCCGTCGTCGGGATCGAACTGGCCTGTGCGGCGCAAGCGCTCGATTTCGTTGCGGGCCAAGCTCCGGGTGTCGGGACCGAGGCTGCCTATCAGACCATTCGAGATCGTCTCGCTCATCTCGACGACGACCGACCGATCCATCGAGATATGGAGGTGATGACAGAGATTCTTTGTTCCGATACCCTACTCGAAAACGTGGAGGCGGCACTCGGCGCGAAACTGGCATAA
- a CDS encoding DUF7521 family protein has translation MIPVLLGVAAAVGSDSSLIAGFAAVTAIAGFFVATLAFRGYQRNASRPMLYLALGIVLLTTVPVSVDYALQGVTAATDAEILLAVTATHLAGILAILYALTRA, from the coding sequence ATGATTCCAGTACTACTGGGAGTCGCGGCCGCTGTTGGGTCGGATAGTAGTCTGATAGCTGGCTTCGCAGCAGTGACTGCGATAGCGGGCTTCTTCGTCGCGACATTGGCTTTCCGTGGTTACCAACGAAACGCAAGTCGCCCGATGTTGTATCTCGCGCTTGGCATCGTCCTGCTCACTACCGTCCCTGTCAGCGTGGATTACGCCCTACAGGGAGTGACGGCTGCAACCGACGCGGAGATTCTTCTCGCCGTCACGGCTACGCATCTCGCCGGGATACTCGCAATTCTCTACGCTCTCACACGAGCGTAG
- the hutG gene encoding formimidoylglutamase, which produces MSALTEPVAWTGTSSDPVDEQFGDVVDEADLESADEYDAVLVGEPYDGAVISRRGAAEGPSAIREALEAVKTHHFDAGPVDGLADLGDVNVPTGSVADVQDAIRNVTDSVHALDALPVFLGGDNSLTVPNVAPLLEDASVGVLNVDAHLDVREVRDGPTSGTPYRQLHEAGLDGYACIGARHFETSTAYHDYVRENSGTVVTAEEVADDLVAAVDRALSGLDTVDRLYCSVDIDVLDASYPGCSAPTPGGLLPRELFQLVRLVAADERIAGFELVECAPPLDAEGRTVDAAARTVAHFLSGWSA; this is translated from the coding sequence ATGAGTGCCCTCACCGAACCAGTAGCCTGGACTGGGACATCGTCGGACCCCGTGGACGAACAGTTCGGCGACGTCGTCGACGAGGCCGATCTCGAAAGTGCAGACGAGTACGACGCAGTCCTCGTGGGCGAACCGTACGACGGAGCGGTTATCTCTCGTCGTGGTGCCGCGGAGGGTCCGTCGGCTATCAGAGAAGCACTGGAAGCGGTGAAGACCCATCACTTCGATGCGGGACCTGTCGACGGTCTCGCCGACCTCGGCGACGTGAACGTTCCCACGGGATCAGTTGCAGACGTACAGGATGCGATTCGGAACGTTACCGATTCCGTCCACGCACTCGATGCGCTTCCCGTGTTTCTCGGCGGCGACAACTCGTTGACCGTCCCGAACGTCGCACCGTTGCTCGAGGATGCGAGTGTCGGGGTTCTCAACGTCGATGCGCACCTGGACGTTCGGGAGGTACGAGACGGACCGACGAGCGGGACGCCCTATCGTCAGTTGCACGAGGCCGGACTCGACGGCTACGCCTGCATCGGCGCTCGACACTTCGAGACGAGTACGGCCTACCACGACTACGTCCGTGAGAACAGCGGAACAGTCGTGACAGCCGAGGAAGTCGCGGATGATCTCGTCGCGGCCGTCGACCGTGCACTCTCCGGTCTCGACACCGTCGACCGGCTCTATTGCAGCGTCGATATCGACGTTCTCGATGCGAGCTACCCCGGTTGTAGCGCGCCGACGCCCGGTGGGTTGCTGCCGCGAGAACTGTTCCAACTCGTCCGCCTCGTCGCCGCTGACGAACGAATCGCAGGCTTCGAACTCGTCGAGTGCGCGCCGCCGCTCGACGCCGAGGGTCGAACCGTCGACGCCGCCGCACGTACTGTCGCACACTTTCTTTCGGGGTGGTCTGCGTGA
- the hutU gene encoding urocanate hydratase, translating into MAEQQTRDESVHEIESPSSEWLEYQGSPTGTEIECEGWRQEAALRMLNNNLDPEVGEKPEKLVVYGGTGRAARSWDAYDSILAELRTLADDETLLVQSGKPVGRFTTHERSPRVLIANSNLVGAWDNWEHFHELESKGLIMYGQMTAGSWAYIGTQGIIQGTFETLAEAARQHFPDREGLRGTITVTAGLGGMGGAQPLAVTMNHGVCIAAEVDEDRIDRRLETDYCMEKTSDIDEAIDLAEDAAENGEPFSIALHMNAAEMFEGMLDRDFVPDLVTDQTSAHDELEGYYPAGYTVEEADALREEDPDRYVEESLDTMQRHVKGILAMQERGSVAFEYGNNIRGQVQTHRGMANAFDFPGFVPAYIRPLFCRGKGPFRWVALSGSEADIHRTDRAVKELFPDKEQLHRWIDLAQEEVSFQGLPSRVCWLGYETDEDGLTERARFALRINELVAADEITAPVVVTRDHLDAGSVASPNRETEAMRDGSDAVADWPILNALLNCAAGADIVSVHDGGGVGIGNSLHTNNHVVLDGSDLAAEKAQRVFTTDPGMGIVRHVDAGYEDALEEATASDVHIPMREDQ; encoded by the coding sequence ATGGCCGAGCAACAAACTAGGGACGAATCTGTACACGAGATCGAAAGCCCCTCATCGGAGTGGCTCGAATATCAGGGGTCGCCTACGGGAACGGAGATAGAGTGTGAAGGATGGCGACAGGAGGCCGCCCTCCGAATGCTCAACAACAACCTCGACCCGGAAGTCGGTGAGAAGCCGGAGAAGCTCGTGGTGTACGGCGGCACCGGCCGAGCGGCCCGAAGTTGGGATGCGTACGATAGTATCCTGGCGGAGCTCCGAACGCTCGCCGACGACGAGACACTGCTCGTCCAATCCGGGAAGCCAGTCGGACGGTTCACGACCCACGAGCGTTCGCCACGGGTGTTGATCGCGAACTCGAACCTCGTGGGCGCCTGGGATAACTGGGAGCACTTCCACGAACTCGAGTCGAAAGGTCTCATCATGTACGGTCAGATGACCGCTGGTTCGTGGGCTTATATCGGAACGCAGGGCATCATCCAGGGAACGTTCGAGACGCTGGCCGAAGCGGCTCGTCAACATTTCCCCGACCGCGAAGGGCTCCGAGGGACGATTACGGTCACCGCCGGCCTCGGCGGTATGGGTGGGGCCCAACCGCTGGCGGTGACGATGAATCACGGTGTCTGCATCGCGGCCGAAGTCGATGAAGACCGCATCGACCGACGGCTCGAAACGGACTACTGCATGGAGAAAACGAGTGATATCGACGAAGCCATCGATTTGGCCGAGGACGCCGCAGAGAACGGAGAGCCGTTCTCGATCGCCCTCCACATGAACGCCGCGGAGATGTTCGAGGGAATGCTCGACCGCGACTTCGTCCCGGACCTCGTCACCGACCAGACGAGCGCTCACGACGAACTGGAAGGGTACTACCCGGCCGGTTACACTGTCGAAGAAGCCGACGCGCTCCGCGAGGAAGATCCCGACCGGTACGTCGAAGAGAGCCTCGACACGATGCAACGTCACGTCAAAGGTATCCTCGCCATGCAAGAGCGAGGGTCGGTGGCCTTCGAGTACGGAAACAACATCCGGGGACAGGTGCAGACGCATCGAGGGATGGCGAACGCGTTCGATTTCCCGGGGTTCGTTCCGGCGTACATCCGTCCACTGTTCTGCCGTGGGAAGGGGCCGTTCCGCTGGGTCGCCCTCTCTGGTTCAGAGGCTGACATCCACCGGACCGACCGAGCCGTGAAAGAGCTCTTTCCCGATAAGGAACAACTGCATCGCTGGATCGACCTCGCACAGGAAGAGGTCTCGTTCCAGGGACTCCCGAGTCGCGTCTGCTGGCTGGGGTACGAGACTGACGAGGACGGCCTGACCGAACGTGCGCGGTTCGCCCTCCGAATCAACGAACTCGTCGCCGCCGACGAGATTACAGCGCCGGTCGTCGTCACGCGCGACCACCTCGATGCCGGTAGCGTCGCCAGTCCGAATCGGGAAACTGAGGCGATGCGGGACGGGTCGGACGCTGTTGCCGACTGGCCAATCCTCAACGCCTTGCTCAACTGTGCAGCCGGTGCCGATATCGTGAGCGTCCACGACGGCGGTGGCGTCGGAATCGGAAACTCCCTACACACCAACAATCACGTCGTGCTCGACGGGTCCGACCTCGCCGCCGAGAAGGCACAGCGCGTGTTCACCACAGACCCGGGCATGGGAATCGTCCGCCACGTCGACGCCGGATACGAGGACGCACTTGAGGAGGCCACGGCGTCGGACGTCCACATCCCAATGCGGGAGGACCAATGA
- a CDS encoding DUF7521 family protein: MWSLSLLQTSTGGSPVIVALTLLGLLATVLLSLAVAYLVVRGYRRNRDRARLFLAIGLLFLTTGPIVLQFVLTNVTTLSPGIRSATANASKLVGLASILYAIYGGTRPPKNQPSSHDEGREHDPSRSDEVDS; this comes from the coding sequence ATGTGGTCGCTCAGCCTTCTCCAGACGTCGACGGGCGGCTCACCGGTTATCGTCGCACTCACCCTCCTCGGCCTGCTCGCAACGGTGCTTCTCTCCCTAGCCGTCGCCTATCTCGTGGTTCGCGGTTACAGGCGGAACCGAGACCGTGCTCGGCTGTTCCTCGCAATCGGGCTTCTCTTCCTCACTACCGGCCCAATCGTTCTCCAGTTCGTCCTCACGAATGTCACCACGCTGTCGCCGGGTATCCGGTCGGCTACTGCTAACGCGAGCAAGCTCGTCGGCCTCGCGTCGATACTCTACGCCATCTACGGTGGTACGCGACCACCGAAGAACCAACCCTCCAGCCATGACGAGGGGCGAGAACACGATCCTTCCCGGTCGGACGAGGTGGACTCATGA
- a CDS encoding helix-turn-helix domain-containing protein produces the protein MHKAVFRIKSDSPYASSTAQNNTRIELWCNDHCDLLHIEGDQRDEVVEHVKSRVGVRERIENGGDQTVITEACLKEYRDDYIELHIAANGCLLLPPLRYEHGAKVVRVLALDPSNLSTLYSDISAEHELTVESKQKLTTVRSETPVLSASTFLPNLTNRQREVFLTAYERGYYEIPRETTTREIADTVGVGRRTVEHHLRRAEEKLATAFVEYL, from the coding sequence ATGCACAAGGCGGTATTTCGGATCAAAAGCGACAGTCCGTACGCGAGTTCGACGGCCCAAAACAACACCCGAATCGAACTCTGGTGCAACGACCACTGTGATTTACTCCACATCGAAGGCGACCAACGGGACGAAGTCGTAGAACACGTCAAATCGAGAGTCGGCGTCCGTGAACGAATCGAAAACGGAGGCGACCAGACCGTTATCACCGAGGCGTGTCTGAAAGAGTACAGAGACGACTACATCGAACTCCACATCGCCGCCAACGGATGTCTTCTGTTACCTCCCCTCCGATACGAACACGGAGCGAAAGTTGTCCGCGTACTCGCACTGGACCCATCCAACCTTTCTACCTTGTATAGCGATATCTCGGCGGAACACGAATTGACGGTCGAGTCGAAGCAGAAGCTGACGACAGTCAGATCGGAGACACCCGTCCTCTCGGCCAGTACGTTCCTTCCGAATCTCACGAATCGTCAGCGAGAGGTGTTTCTCACCGCGTACGAACGCGGATACTACGAGATACCTCGTGAAACGACAACCCGCGAAATCGCAGACACGGTGGGCGTCGGTCGCCGAACGGTAGAACACCACCTCAGACGCGCCGAAGAAAAGCTCGCAACTGCGTTCGTCGAGTATCTCTGA
- the hutI gene encoding imidazolonepropionase translates to MTDLVVHDAAQVATPTVDSDLETIRDGAVAIEDSVVVAVGPTDEVVREHPPENATAAIDASGKTVLPGFVDSHTHAMFAGDRADEFTAKLRGATYQDILTEGGGILRTVRATREASHEQLVENLLGHLDVMLAHGTTTVEVKSGYGLDVETEVKMLEAIAEADERHSMDVVPTFMGAHAVPKDTDADAYVDRVIEEQIPAVAADDLAEFCDVFCEAGVFSVEHSRRILKAGREHGLKPKIHADEFERLGGAQVAAEVGATSADHLLQSTAEDITALGDADVTPVLLPGTAFALATEYADAKAFEAANIPVAIATDFNPNCFSQSMEFAIDLACNGMRMSPASAIRSATATAAEAIDRTDGTGTLREDSPGDLVVADVPDYEHLPYNFGVQNVQTVVKRGEVVRRD, encoded by the coding sequence GTGACTGACCTCGTCGTCCACGATGCAGCCCAGGTCGCGACTCCGACCGTCGACAGCGATTTGGAGACGATTCGAGACGGCGCTGTGGCAATCGAGGACAGTGTGGTCGTCGCGGTCGGACCGACCGACGAAGTCGTCCGAGAACACCCACCAGAGAACGCGACGGCCGCCATCGACGCCTCCGGGAAAACGGTGCTACCGGGATTCGTCGACTCGCATACACACGCCATGTTCGCGGGCGACCGTGCCGACGAGTTCACCGCGAAACTCAGAGGCGCAACCTACCAAGATATCCTCACGGAGGGCGGCGGCATCTTGCGGACCGTTCGAGCGACGCGCGAAGCCTCTCACGAACAACTCGTGGAGAACCTCCTCGGGCATCTCGACGTGATGCTCGCCCACGGGACGACGACGGTTGAGGTGAAGTCCGGTTACGGACTCGACGTCGAAACGGAAGTGAAGATGCTCGAAGCCATCGCCGAAGCGGACGAACGCCACTCGATGGACGTAGTACCGACGTTCATGGGTGCTCACGCTGTCCCGAAAGACACCGACGCCGACGCCTACGTTGACCGGGTAATCGAGGAACAGATACCCGCAGTAGCGGCGGACGACCTCGCCGAGTTCTGTGACGTCTTCTGCGAGGCGGGCGTTTTTTCGGTCGAGCACTCTCGTCGCATCCTCAAAGCCGGACGAGAACACGGGTTGAAGCCGAAGATCCACGCCGACGAGTTCGAGCGACTCGGCGGCGCACAGGTGGCTGCCGAAGTCGGTGCCACGAGCGCCGATCACCTCTTGCAGTCGACGGCTGAGGATATTACGGCGCTCGGTGACGCGGACGTAACGCCCGTTCTCCTCCCGGGGACTGCGTTCGCGCTCGCGACTGAGTATGCCGATGCGAAAGCCTTCGAGGCGGCGAACATCCCGGTCGCGATTGCGACAGATTTCAACCCGAACTGCTTCTCACAGAGTATGGAGTTCGCAATCGACCTCGCCTGCAACGGAATGCGGATGTCGCCCGCGTCGGCTATCCGCAGTGCGACGGCGACAGCTGCCGAGGCGATCGACCGGACAGACGGCACGGGCACACTCCGAGAGGATTCGCCCGGTGACTTAGTCGTCGCCGACGTACCTGACTACGAGCACCTCCCGTACAATTTCGGCGTACAGAACGTGCAAACGGTCGTCAAGCGCGGGGAGGTGGTGCGCCGTGACTGA
- a CDS encoding helix-turn-helix domain-containing protein, with the protein MTDGSDVRAVSALLEDEYAHAILIQTSRREMSAPELSEACDASVSTIYRRIERLQEYDLLDERLQLDRDGHHYNTYKARLERIEIELTDGEFEIEVTYREETAADRFTDLFEGLR; encoded by the coding sequence ATGACGGATGGCAGCGATGTCCGGGCAGTTAGTGCCCTCCTCGAAGACGAGTACGCCCATGCGATCCTCATCCAGACGAGCAGACGGGAGATGTCCGCGCCCGAACTGAGCGAGGCGTGTGACGCCTCCGTCTCAACCATCTATCGCCGAATCGAGCGACTTCAGGAGTACGACCTGCTCGACGAACGCCTCCAACTCGATCGAGACGGCCATCACTACAACACGTACAAAGCACGACTCGAGCGAATCGAAATAGAGCTCACAGACGGAGAGTTCGAGATCGAAGTCACGTATCGGGAAGAAACCGCCGCCGACCGGTTTACCGATCTCTTCGAGGGATTACGCTAA